The Streptomyces sp. Alt3 genome has a segment encoding these proteins:
- a CDS encoding nitroreductase family protein, protein MTFETVYSDAPALDGPALFPTMATMRAMRRLRPDAVPDETIDQLVQAAVWGPSGGNMQAYEYVVVTDRAVMADLAPLWKRCVDAYLATTGKHAPKGMDEAAYGRMVAAIEYQRDHFAETPALIIPCYKFPEAQFDEEGLGVYAASLGPAGLEHMSSTQTRFQALAEGSCVYPGVQNLLLAARALGLAANLTIWHLMLEQEWKKALGIPSDTHTFAAIPVGWPQGNFGPVRRRPVADVIHRDRW, encoded by the coding sequence ATGACCTTCGAAACGGTGTACTCCGACGCGCCCGCCCTTGACGGACCCGCCCTCTTCCCGACCATGGCCACCATGCGCGCCATGCGCCGCCTCAGGCCGGACGCCGTCCCGGACGAGACGATCGACCAGCTCGTACAGGCCGCGGTCTGGGGGCCGAGCGGCGGCAACATGCAGGCGTACGAGTACGTCGTCGTCACCGACCGCGCGGTGATGGCGGACCTCGCCCCCCTCTGGAAGCGCTGCGTGGACGCCTACCTCGCGACGACCGGCAAGCACGCCCCGAAGGGCATGGACGAGGCGGCGTACGGGCGGATGGTGGCGGCGATCGAGTACCAGCGCGACCATTTCGCGGAGACCCCGGCGCTGATCATCCCCTGTTACAAGTTCCCGGAGGCGCAGTTCGACGAGGAGGGCCTGGGGGTCTACGCCGCGTCGCTCGGCCCCGCGGGTCTCGAGCACATGTCGAGCACCCAGACGCGCTTCCAGGCACTCGCGGAGGGCTCCTGCGTCTACCCGGGCGTCCAGAACCTGCTGCTCGCCGCGCGGGCACTGGGGCTCGCGGCCAACCTGACCATCTGGCACCTGATGCTGGAGCAGGAGTGGAAGAAGGCCCTCGGGATCCCCTCGGACACGCACACCTTCGCCGCCATTCCGGTGGGGTGGCCGCAGGGCAACTTCGGACCGGTCCGGCGCCGTCCGGTGGCGGATGTGATCCACCGGGACCGCTGGTAG
- a CDS encoding peptidoglycan-binding protein, whose product MPRRPAGHTRGRAAVLASLTVTALVAAGQSAGAAPADEDSMNQAFDRAAEEYGVPRDLLAAVGYGETHLNGHAGLPSQDNGYGVMHLVSNPANHSLEKASALTGESTAELRKDTGTNILGGAAVLRDHADTLGMDTADRADIDAWYPVVARYSGAEGGVAALYADTVYTFLAEGLRATVAGGEQVSVTSRPVSPDKGPFAKADITAQSPDYPPGLWVAANSANFATGRTATVDKVVIHVTQGSYAGTISWFQNATSKVSSHYVVRSSDGQVTQMVRDKDTAYHAKSANASSLGIEHEGFIDDPSWFTDTMYRSSAALTKYLCDRYGIAKNRSHIIGHSEAPGNDHTDPGANWNWTYYMQLVGGAAGSADGLSFASYTVQKSGSTGSQVKALQTLLNQQGYQAGAEDGVFGTATGNAVRAFQTARGLDADGTVGPKTWTALLSAGTTPALGTGASGDGVKRLQRALTAALGRTVAADGAFGTNTDKAVRDYQSSRNLSVDGTVGAGTWAALQSGR is encoded by the coding sequence ATGCCCCGACGTCCCGCCGGCCACACCCGAGGCCGTGCCGCCGTTCTGGCCTCTCTGACCGTCACCGCCCTCGTCGCCGCCGGCCAGTCGGCCGGAGCCGCCCCCGCCGACGAGGATTCCATGAACCAGGCCTTCGACCGGGCCGCCGAGGAGTACGGCGTACCGCGCGACCTGCTCGCCGCCGTCGGCTACGGCGAGACCCATCTGAACGGCCACGCCGGGCTCCCCAGCCAGGACAACGGCTACGGCGTGATGCACCTGGTCAGCAATCCGGCCAACCACTCGCTGGAGAAGGCCTCCGCGCTGACGGGTGAGTCCACGGCGGAGCTCCGCAAGGACACCGGGACGAACATCCTGGGCGGCGCGGCCGTGCTGCGGGACCACGCGGACACGCTGGGCATGGACACGGCCGACCGTGCGGACATCGACGCCTGGTACCCGGTCGTCGCCCGCTACAGCGGAGCCGAGGGTGGCGTCGCCGCGCTCTACGCGGACACCGTCTACACCTTCCTCGCGGAGGGGCTGCGGGCCACCGTGGCGGGCGGCGAACAGGTCTCCGTCACCTCCCGGCCGGTCTCACCCGACAAGGGCCCCTTCGCGAAGGCCGACATCACCGCCCAGAGCCCGGACTACCCGCCGGGCCTCTGGGTCGCGGCCAACTCCGCCAACTTCGCGACGGGCCGCACGGCGACGGTGGACAAGGTGGTCATCCACGTCACCCAGGGCTCGTACGCCGGGACCATCAGCTGGTTCCAGAACGCGACCTCGAAGGTCAGCTCCCACTACGTGGTCCGTTCCTCGGACGGCCAGGTCACCCAGATGGTGCGCGACAAGGACACCGCGTACCACGCCAAGAGCGCCAACGCCTCGTCGCTCGGCATCGAGCACGAGGGCTTCATCGACGACCCGTCATGGTTCACGGACACGATGTACCGCTCGTCGGCCGCGCTGACGAAGTACCTGTGCGACCGGTACGGCATCGCCAAGAACAGGTCGCACATCATCGGGCACAGCGAGGCGCCCGGCAACGACCACACCGACCCGGGCGCCAACTGGAACTGGACCTACTACATGCAGCTCGTCGGCGGCGCCGCCGGTTCGGCCGACGGTCTGAGCTTCGCGTCGTACACGGTCCAGAAGAGCGGCTCGACGGGGTCCCAGGTGAAGGCCCTCCAGACGCTGCTCAACCAGCAGGGCTATCAGGCGGGCGCCGAGGACGGCGTCTTCGGCACCGCCACCGGGAACGCCGTGCGCGCCTTCCAGACCGCGCGTGGTCTCGACGCCGACGGCACGGTCGGCCCGAAGACCTGGACCGCCCTGCTCTCGGCAGGCACCACTCCGGCTCTGGGCACCGGCGCCTCGGGCGACGGGGTGAAGCGGCTGCAACGGGCGCTGACCGCGGCACTGGGCAGAACCGTCGCCGCCGACGGTGCCTTCGGTACGAACACGGACAAGGCGGTCCGCGACTACCAGAGCTCGCGGAACCTCTCGGTCGACGGCACCGTCGGCGCCGGCACCTGGGCCGCACTGCAGTCCGGGCGCTGA
- a CDS encoding S8 family serine peptidase — translation MLPAAGSATAAPKPPSTGDRPGPGARDHDITLVTGDVVHWTDGAGSQDTVTVDRPEGATGGVHVQQAGEDIYVIPDEATALIAAEKLDRRLFNISTLVEMGYDDRRSGGIPLIATYAAGVGRSLPAAPRGSRTVRTLESVHGAALKADKDDARTFWNDISRTSKGRSPANGITKLWLDGKVEAALKDSVPQVNAPQAWAEGFDGKGTTVAVLDTGIDATHPDVKDRITRSRSFVPGEEVVDENGHGTHVASTIAGSGAASDGVNKGVAPAADLIVGKVLSNEGSGADSGIIEAMEWAKAEGADVVSMSLGSSIPDDGTDPMAQAVDALSADGGPLFVIAAGNAYGAGTIGSPGSAASALTIAAVDKQDGRAAFSSMGPLVRSYGLKPDLSAPGVDINAAASQSVPGIEGMYQSMSGTSMATPHVAGAAAVLKQRHPEWSGQRLKDALMSSSKLLPDHTPYEQGTGRLDVKAAVDTTVEATGSVEVASYDWPHSAEDAVAERTLTYRNTGEENVTLKLATDTDAAAYTLSTHELTVPAGSTAEAVLSIDPSEIANDTRFSGQVVATDTSGATVAHTGFAVNKERELHDLTLRLRDRAGEPMDGTVVLAALGDTQLGLVQVSGETTLRLPPGNYTAWTSADVDGDRSDSKAVAFLSAPETILDKATTVTLDASKARKVSVRTPQETETRQLRYDMARTSPEGVVQRDAYQIPLTYDQLWASPTKKVTQGDFSFLTRWRQGEELIDLTADGHDVPVTVQNGSAVAEDSEQKLTGVFAGNGAAADYKGRGVKGKAVVVTRSDAVPPAERLANALAAGAKALFVVNDARGVAMESYAPYGEQTAIPVASVQTGAGRTLIKAAQRGKKLTVDQKKFASYVYDLVDRHDGTIPDRSLAFAPSAGLLAKVENTFYGHKATLGGGYRYDIPEYGPGLGFEEYEKFPGTRTEWLTPLPGDSFWYENHSVLTADASDTAHEMRSAELDYTAGRTYRADWFAPVTGPRLGTAYWGPFRTAYNDVQFNITPWTDSGEGHSGAMPADEYDTTSYAFYQGDTLIKKGVGRAGYAWDLSADKLPYRLVIDSVRDEATWRTSTRTHTAWNFVSGALPDGTQRADIPLLQLDYDVATDLAGDVRAGKQIEVGIESGTQAWLEGTVKATKASLSVSYDEGRSWSAVELRKSSPGGWTAKLRTPAKGASSVSLKAHAEGPGGLTVDQEIIKAFGLK, via the coding sequence ATGCTCCCCGCGGCGGGCTCCGCCACCGCAGCCCCGAAGCCGCCGTCCACCGGGGACCGCCCCGGGCCCGGGGCACGCGACCACGACATCACGCTGGTCACCGGCGACGTCGTCCACTGGACGGACGGCGCGGGCAGCCAGGACACCGTCACCGTCGACCGACCCGAGGGCGCGACGGGCGGCGTGCACGTGCAGCAGGCGGGGGAGGACATCTACGTCATCCCGGACGAGGCGACTGCCCTCATCGCGGCCGAGAAGCTGGACCGCCGACTGTTCAACATCTCGACACTCGTCGAGATGGGCTACGACGACCGCCGCTCCGGCGGCATTCCGCTGATCGCCACCTACGCGGCGGGCGTGGGACGTTCGCTGCCCGCCGCCCCGCGCGGCAGCAGGACGGTCCGCACCCTGGAGTCGGTACACGGCGCGGCCCTGAAGGCCGACAAGGACGACGCCCGCACCTTCTGGAACGACATCTCCCGTACGTCGAAGGGCCGTTCGCCGGCCAACGGCATCACGAAGCTCTGGCTCGACGGCAAGGTCGAGGCCGCGCTCAAGGACTCCGTCCCGCAGGTGAACGCACCGCAGGCATGGGCGGAGGGCTTCGACGGCAAGGGCACCACGGTCGCCGTGCTCGACACCGGCATCGACGCCACGCACCCGGACGTCAAGGACCGCATCACGCGGTCCAGGAGCTTCGTCCCCGGTGAGGAGGTCGTCGACGAGAACGGTCACGGCACGCACGTGGCCTCCACCATCGCGGGCTCGGGCGCGGCATCGGACGGCGTCAACAAGGGAGTCGCCCCCGCCGCCGACCTGATCGTCGGCAAGGTCCTGAGCAACGAGGGGTCCGGCGCCGACTCGGGCATCATCGAGGCGATGGAGTGGGCGAAGGCCGAAGGCGCCGACGTCGTCTCCATGAGCCTCGGATCCAGCATCCCGGACGACGGCACCGATCCGATGGCGCAGGCCGTCGACGCACTCTCCGCCGACGGGGGCCCGCTCTTCGTGATCGCCGCGGGCAACGCCTACGGCGCGGGAACCATCGGTTCGCCCGGCTCCGCGGCGAGCGCTCTCACCATCGCCGCCGTCGACAAGCAGGACGGACGGGCCGCCTTCTCCTCCATGGGCCCGCTCGTGCGGTCCTACGGTCTGAAGCCGGACCTGTCCGCCCCCGGCGTCGACATCAACGCCGCCGCCTCGCAGTCGGTCCCCGGCATCGAAGGCATGTACCAGTCGATGTCGGGCACCTCGATGGCGACCCCGCACGTCGCCGGTGCCGCTGCCGTCCTGAAGCAGCGTCACCCCGAATGGTCCGGTCAGCGGCTCAAGGACGCGCTGATGAGCTCGTCGAAGCTGCTGCCCGACCACACGCCGTACGAGCAGGGCACCGGCCGCCTCGACGTGAAGGCCGCCGTCGACACGACGGTCGAGGCCACCGGCTCCGTCGAGGTCGCGTCGTACGACTGGCCGCACAGCGCAGAGGACGCGGTCGCCGAGCGCACCCTCACCTACCGCAACACGGGCGAGGAGAACGTCACGCTGAAGCTGGCGACCGACACGGACGCCGCCGCCTACACGCTGTCCACCCACGAGCTGACCGTCCCGGCCGGCTCCACCGCGGAGGCCGTCCTCTCGATCGATCCGTCGGAGATCGCGAACGACACACGGTTCTCCGGCCAGGTCGTCGCCACGGACACCTCCGGGGCAACGGTGGCGCACACCGGCTTCGCCGTGAACAAGGAGCGGGAGCTCCACGACCTGACGCTCCGTCTGCGTGACCGCGCGGGGGAGCCGATGGACGGAACCGTGGTCCTCGCCGCGCTCGGCGACACCCAGCTCGGTCTGGTCCAGGTCTCCGGTGAGACCACCCTGCGGCTGCCCCCGGGCAACTACACCGCCTGGACCTCGGCCGATGTCGACGGCGACCGGTCCGACTCGAAGGCCGTCGCGTTCCTCTCGGCCCCCGAGACGATCCTGGACAAGGCCACCACGGTCACCCTCGACGCCTCGAAGGCCCGCAAGGTGAGCGTACGAACCCCGCAGGAGACCGAGACCCGGCAGCTGCGCTACGACATGGCCCGGACCTCCCCCGAGGGCGTGGTCCAGCGTGACGCCTACCAGATCCCTCTGACCTACGACCAGCTGTGGGCGAGCCCCACGAAGAAGGTCACGCAGGGCGACTTCAGCTTCCTGACCCGCTGGCGCCAGGGCGAGGAGCTGATCGACCTCACGGCCGACGGCCACGACGTCCCGGTCACCGTGCAGAACGGCTCGGCCGTCGCCGAGGACAGCGAGCAGAAGCTCACCGGGGTCTTCGCCGGCAACGGCGCCGCAGCCGACTACAAGGGCCGAGGTGTCAAGGGCAAGGCCGTCGTCGTCACCCGTAGCGACGCCGTCCCGCCCGCCGAGCGGCTCGCCAACGCACTCGCGGCGGGCGCGAAGGCACTCTTCGTCGTCAACGACGCCCGCGGAGTCGCGATGGAGAGCTACGCGCCTTACGGCGAGCAGACCGCCATTCCGGTCGCCTCGGTGCAGACGGGCGCCGGCCGGACGCTGATCAAGGCGGCACAGCGCGGCAAGAAGCTCACCGTCGACCAGAAGAAGTTCGCCTCGTACGTGTACGACCTGGTGGACCGTCACGACGGCACCATCCCGGACCGCTCCCTGGCCTTCGCCCCGTCGGCCGGCCTGCTGGCGAAGGTGGAGAACACCTTCTACGGCCACAAGGCCACCCTGGGCGGCGGCTACCGCTACGACATCCCGGAGTACGGCCCCGGCCTCGGCTTCGAGGAGTACGAGAAGTTCCCGGGCACCCGCACCGAGTGGCTCACCCCGCTGCCGGGTGACTCCTTCTGGTACGAGAACCACTCCGTGCTGACCGCCGACGCCTCCGACACGGCGCACGAGATGCGCAGCGCCGAGCTCGACTACACGGCGGGCCGCACCTACCGCGCCGACTGGTTCGCCCCGGTCACGGGCCCCCGGCTGGGCACGGCCTACTGGGGACCGTTCCGTACCGCGTACAACGACGTGCAGTTCAACATCACGCCGTGGACGGACTCGGGCGAGGGCCACTCCGGTGCCATGCCGGCGGACGAGTACGACACCACCTCCTACGCCTTCTACCAGGGCGACACCCTGATCAAGAAGGGAGTGGGGCGGGCCGGTTACGCCTGGGACCTGTCGGCCGACAAGCTGCCGTACCGCCTGGTCATCGACTCGGTCCGGGACGAGGCGACCTGGAGGACCTCCACACGGACACACACCGCGTGGAACTTCGTCTCGGGCGCCCTGCCGGACGGCACGCAGCGGGCCGACATCCCGCTGCTCCAGCTCGACTACGACGTGGCCACCGACCTGGCGGGCGACGTCAGGGCGGGCAAGCAGATCGAGGTCGGTATCGAGTCCGGCACCCAGGCGTGGCTGGAAGGCACGGTGAAGGCCACCAAGGCCTCGCTGTCCGTCAGTTACGACGAGGGCAGGTCCTGGAGCGCGGTGGAGCTGCGCAAGAGCTCGCCGGGTGGGTGGACCGCGAAGCTGCGGACTCCGGCCAAGGGCGCTTCCTCGGTCTCGCTCAAGGCACACGCCGAGGGCCCCGGCGGCCTGACCGTCGACCAGGAGATCATCAAGGCCTTCGGCCTGAAGTGA
- a CDS encoding XdhC family protein — MLDIAEELHRWAGQGRSFAVATVVAVGGSAPRQPGAALAVDSDGAAVGSVSGGCVEGAVYELCRQAIEDGTTVRERFGYSDDDAFAVGLTCGGVIDILVTPVRADDPARPVFAAAFAAAAEGRAAAVARVTEGPAELLGRPLLVHPDGAYEGGLGGHAELDRTAVAEAGAMLDAGRTGELVIGAEGSRCGSPLTLLVESSVPPPRMIVFGAIDFAAALVRAGRFLGYRVTVCDARPVFATAARFPDADEIVVDWPHRYLAGTEVDARTVLCVLTHDAKFDVPLLELALRLPVAYVGAMGSRRTHLERNERLREAGVTDRQLAALHSPIGLDLGARTPEETALSIAAEIVADRRGGTGLPLKGAHTPIHHESGPALLPVA, encoded by the coding sequence ATGCTGGACATCGCCGAGGAGCTCCACCGGTGGGCCGGGCAGGGACGCTCGTTCGCCGTGGCCACCGTGGTGGCCGTCGGCGGCAGCGCGCCCCGGCAGCCGGGTGCCGCCCTCGCCGTGGACAGCGACGGCGCGGCCGTCGGATCGGTCTCCGGCGGATGTGTGGAGGGCGCGGTGTACGAGCTGTGCCGACAGGCGATCGAGGACGGCACGACCGTCCGTGAACGCTTCGGCTACAGCGACGACGACGCCTTCGCGGTCGGCCTGACCTGCGGAGGGGTCATCGACATCCTGGTGACCCCGGTGCGCGCGGACGACCCCGCGCGCCCGGTGTTCGCCGCCGCGTTCGCCGCCGCCGCCGAAGGCCGCGCGGCCGCGGTCGCACGCGTCACCGAAGGGCCCGCCGAACTGCTCGGCCGGCCCCTGCTCGTCCACCCCGACGGCGCCTACGAGGGCGGGCTCGGCGGACATGCCGAGCTCGACCGCACGGCGGTCGCCGAGGCCGGCGCGATGCTCGACGCCGGCCGCACCGGCGAGCTCGTCATCGGCGCGGAGGGCTCCCGCTGCGGCAGCCCTCTGACCCTGCTCGTCGAATCGAGCGTCCCGCCGCCCCGGATGATCGTCTTCGGGGCCATCGACTTCGCCGCCGCACTGGTGCGGGCCGGCCGCTTCCTCGGCTACCGCGTCACCGTCTGCGACGCCCGCCCCGTCTTCGCCACCGCGGCCCGCTTCCCCGACGCCGACGAGATCGTCGTCGACTGGCCGCACCGCTACCTCGCGGGCACCGAGGTGGACGCGCGCACGGTGCTGTGCGTCCTCACGCACGACGCCAAGTTCGATGTCCCGCTGCTGGAACTGGCGTTGCGACTGCCGGTCGCCTACGTCGGTGCGATGGGCTCCCGCCGGACCCATCTGGAGCGCAACGAGCGACTTCGCGAGGCAGGTGTCACCGACCGCCAACTCGCCGCGCTGCACTCACCGATCGGGCTGGACCTCGGCGCGCGTACGCCCGAGGAGACCGCCCTCTCCATCGCCGCCGAGATCGTCGCCGACCGGCGCGGCGGCACCGGGCTGCCACTGAAGGGCGCGCACACCCCGATCCATCACGAGAGCGGACCCGCACTCCTCCCGGTGGCCTGA
- a CDS encoding NCS2 family permease — protein sequence MTQQSVEPRTGAEDAGPGSRVPAGRSWLDRYFHISERGSTVAREVRGGVTTFMAMAYILLLNPLILGGEDVDGQLLGQSGLITATALAAAATTLLMGFVGKVPLALAAGLSVSGVLASQVAPAMTWPQAMGMCVIYGLVICLLVVTGLREMIMNAIPLALKHGITIGIGLFIALIGLFKAGFVHKGTATPLSLGPAGELAGWPVLIFAVTLLLIFMLQARNVPGAILIGIVVGTLGAIVVNAVGDIDPKAWSSGPPELSGSAVSSPDFSLFGNVEFGGWGDVGVMTVGMIVFTLVLAGFFDAMATIIGVGTEAKLADDKGRMPGLSKALFIDGAGGAIGGVAGGSGQTVFVESATGVGEGARTGLASVVTGLFFAACLFFTPLTAIVPAEVASAALVVIGAMMMQNARHVDWADRSVAVPVFLTVVLMPFTYTITTGVAAGVISYSAIKLAQGRAREVGVFMWVLTLVFVVYFALHPIESWLGVS from the coding sequence ATGACCCAGCAGTCCGTGGAACCCAGGACAGGCGCGGAGGACGCGGGCCCCGGCTCGCGTGTCCCCGCCGGACGGTCCTGGCTCGACCGGTACTTCCACATATCCGAACGCGGATCGACCGTCGCGCGTGAAGTGCGCGGCGGCGTCACGACCTTCATGGCCATGGCGTACATCCTCCTGCTCAACCCGCTCATCCTCGGCGGCGAGGACGTCGACGGGCAGTTGCTCGGCCAGTCCGGGCTGATCACCGCCACCGCCCTCGCGGCGGCGGCCACCACCCTGCTGATGGGCTTCGTGGGCAAGGTGCCCCTGGCGCTCGCCGCCGGACTCAGCGTCTCCGGTGTGCTCGCCTCGCAGGTGGCGCCGGCCATGACCTGGCCGCAGGCCATGGGCATGTGCGTGATCTACGGGCTGGTGATCTGCCTGCTCGTCGTCACCGGCCTCCGTGAAATGATCATGAACGCCATCCCGCTCGCCCTGAAGCACGGCATCACCATCGGGATCGGCCTCTTCATCGCCCTCATCGGCCTCTTCAAGGCCGGCTTCGTCCACAAGGGCACCGCGACCCCGCTGTCCCTCGGCCCCGCCGGTGAACTCGCCGGCTGGCCGGTCCTCATCTTCGCCGTCACCCTGCTGCTGATCTTCATGCTGCAGGCGCGCAACGTCCCCGGCGCCATCCTGATCGGCATCGTCGTCGGCACCCTGGGCGCGATCGTCGTCAACGCCGTCGGCGACATCGACCCGAAGGCGTGGAGCAGCGGCCCGCCCGAGCTGAGCGGCAGCGCGGTCTCCTCGCCGGACTTCTCTCTCTTCGGGAACGTCGAGTTCGGGGGCTGGGGCGACGTCGGCGTGATGACGGTCGGCATGATCGTCTTCACGCTCGTGCTGGCGGGCTTCTTCGACGCGATGGCCACCATCATCGGAGTCGGTACGGAAGCGAAGCTCGCGGACGACAAGGGCCGCATGCCCGGTCTGTCCAAGGCACTGTTCATCGACGGCGCGGGCGGTGCGATCGGCGGTGTCGCCGGAGGCTCGGGACAGACCGTGTTCGTCGAGTCGGCGACCGGCGTCGGCGAGGGTGCCCGTACCGGGCTCGCCTCCGTCGTCACCGGGCTCTTCTTCGCCGCCTGCCTCTTCTTCACCCCGCTCACGGCGATCGTGCCGGCCGAGGTGGCCTCCGCCGCCCTGGTCGTCATCGGCGCCATGATGATGCAGAACGCCCGGCACGTGGACTGGGCGGACCGCTCCGTCGCCGTCCCGGTCTTCCTCACCGTCGTCCTGATGCCGTTCACCTACACCATCACCACCGGTGTCGCGGCGGGCGTCATCTCGTACTCGGCCATCAAGCTCGCCCAGGGCAGGGCACGTGAGGTCGGCGTCTTCATGTGGGTCCTGACACTGGTCTTCGTCGTCTACTTCGCCCTCCATCCCATCGAGAGCTGGCTGGGCGTCAGCTGA
- a CDS encoding xanthine dehydrogenase family protein molybdopterin-binding subunit: protein MALHPRAASVPAGTPTRITQGSKTRGGIGESTLRPDGTLKVTGEFAYSSDMWHEDMLWGHTLRSTVAHAEIRSIDIGEAVATPGVYAVLTYDDLPAEMKNYGLEIQDTPVLAHGKVRHHGEPVALVAADHPETARRAAAKIKIDYVELPLITDEASATAPDAILVHEGRTDHHIGHVPHPNIVHRQPIVRGDADAAAARADVIITGDYVFGMQDQAFLGPESGLAVPSEDGGVELYVATQWLHSDLRQIAPVLGLPEDKVRMTLSGVGGAFGGREDLSMQIHACLLALRTGKPVKMVYNRFESFFGHVHRHPAKLHYEHGATKDGKLTHMKCRIVLDGGAYASASPAVVGNASSLAVGPYVVEDVDIEAIALYSNNPPCGAMRGFGAVQACFAYEAQMDKLAAALDMDPVELRQLNAMEQGTLLPTGQPVDSPAPVAELLRRVKARPLPPEQQWLAADAGGSSVDVRALPGGLSNTTHGEGVVRGVGYAVGLKNVGFSEGFDDYSTARVRMEVINGEPVATVHTAMAEVGQGGVTVHAQIARTELGVSQVTIHPADTQVGSAGSTSASRQTYVTGGAVKNSCEAVREQVLEIGRRKFGTYHPAWATAELLLESGKVVTDGGEVLAPLADVLEGEAVDVELEWRHRPTEAFDLRTGQGNGHVQYSFAAHRAVVEVDTELGLVKVIELACAQDVGKALNPLSVVGQIQGGTTQGLGVAVMEEIIVDPRTAKVRNPSFTDYLIPTILDTPTIPVDVLELADDHAPYGLRGIGEAPTLSSTPAVLAAIRNATGLELNRTPVRPEHITGT, encoded by the coding sequence ATGGCGCTGCACCCACGAGCCGCGTCCGTACCGGCCGGCACCCCCACCAGGATCACCCAGGGCTCCAAGACCCGGGGCGGCATCGGGGAATCCACCCTGCGCCCCGACGGCACCCTCAAGGTCACCGGCGAGTTCGCGTACTCCTCGGACATGTGGCACGAGGACATGCTGTGGGGCCACACGCTCCGCTCCACCGTCGCGCACGCCGAGATCCGCTCCATCGACATCGGCGAGGCCGTCGCCACGCCCGGTGTATACGCCGTGCTGACCTACGACGACCTGCCGGCCGAGATGAAGAACTACGGGCTGGAGATCCAGGACACCCCCGTACTCGCCCACGGCAAGGTCCGCCACCACGGCGAACCCGTGGCGCTCGTCGCCGCGGACCACCCCGAGACCGCGCGCCGCGCCGCCGCGAAGATCAAGATCGACTACGTGGAGCTGCCGCTCATCACGGACGAGGCCTCCGCGACCGCACCCGACGCGATCCTGGTCCACGAGGGCCGCACCGACCACCACATCGGGCACGTCCCGCACCCCAACATCGTCCACCGCCAGCCCATCGTCCGGGGCGACGCCGACGCGGCCGCCGCGCGGGCCGACGTGATCATCACCGGGGACTATGTCTTCGGGATGCAGGACCAGGCCTTCCTCGGCCCGGAGTCCGGCCTCGCAGTGCCGTCCGAGGACGGCGGTGTGGAGCTGTACGTCGCCACCCAGTGGCTGCACTCCGACCTCCGCCAGATCGCCCCCGTCCTGGGCCTCCCCGAGGACAAGGTCCGCATGACGCTCTCCGGCGTCGGCGGCGCCTTCGGCGGGCGCGAGGACCTGTCGATGCAGATTCACGCCTGCCTGCTCGCGCTGCGCACCGGCAAGCCGGTCAAGATGGTCTACAACCGCTTCGAGTCCTTCTTCGGACACGTCCACCGGCACCCCGCGAAGCTCCACTACGAGCACGGCGCCACCAAGGACGGCAAGCTCACCCACATGAAGTGCCGGATCGTGCTGGACGGCGGCGCCTACGCCTCCGCCTCACCGGCCGTCGTCGGCAACGCCTCCTCGCTCGCGGTCGGACCGTACGTCGTCGAGGACGTCGACATCGAGGCGATCGCCCTCTACTCCAACAACCCGCCCTGCGGAGCCATGCGCGGCTTCGGCGCCGTGCAGGCGTGCTTCGCCTACGAGGCGCAGATGGACAAGCTCGCCGCCGCCCTGGACATGGACCCGGTCGAACTCCGGCAGCTGAACGCCATGGAGCAGGGCACCCTGCTCCCCACCGGACAGCCCGTCGACTCACCGGCCCCGGTCGCCGAACTGCTGCGCCGCGTCAAGGCGAGGCCCCTGCCGCCCGAGCAGCAGTGGCTCGCGGCCGACGCCGGAGGCAGCTCCGTCGACGTACGCGCCCTTCCCGGAGGCCTGTCCAACACGACCCACGGCGAAGGTGTCGTGCGGGGTGTGGGTTACGCCGTCGGGCTGAAGAACGTCGGCTTCTCCGAGGGCTTCGACGACTACTCCACCGCCCGGGTGCGGATGGAGGTCATCAACGGCGAACCGGTCGCCACCGTGCACACCGCGATGGCCGAGGTCGGACAGGGCGGTGTCACGGTCCACGCCCAGATCGCCCGCACCGAACTGGGCGTCAGCCAGGTGACCATCCACCCGGCGGACACCCAGGTCGGCTCGGCCGGTTCCACCTCCGCCTCCCGGCAGACGTACGTCACCGGGGGCGCCGTGAAGAACTCCTGCGAGGCCGTCCGGGAACAGGTCCTGGAGATCGGCCGCCGCAAGTTCGGGACGTACCATCCCGCCTGGGCCACCGCCGAACTCCTCCTGGAGAGCGGCAAGGTCGTCACCGACGGAGGTGAGGTGCTCGCCCCGCTGGCCGACGTGCTGGAGGGCGAGGCGGTCGACGTCGAGCTGGAGTGGCGCCACCGTCCCACCGAGGCCTTCGACCTGCGCACCGGACAGGGCAACGGCCACGTCCAGTACTCCTTCGCCGCGCACCGCGCGGTCGTGGAGGTCGACACCGAACTGGGCCTGGTCAAGGTCATCGAGCTCGCGTGCGCCCAGGACGTCGGCAAGGCGCTCAACCCGCTGTCGGTCGTGGGCCAGATCCAGGGCGGCACCACCCAGGGCCTGGGTGTCGCCGTCATGGAGGAGATCATCGTCGACCCGAGGACGGCGAAGGTGCGCAACCCCTCCTTCACCGACTACCTCATCCCCACCATCCTCGACACGCCGACCATCCCGGTGGACGTGCTCGAACTCGCCGACGACCACGCCCCCTACGGGCTGCGCGGCATCGGCGAGGCCCCGACCCTGTCGTCCACCCCCGCCGTCCTCGCGGCGATCAGGAACGCGACGGGTCTGGAGCTCAACAGGACACCGGTGCGCCCCGAGCACATCACCGGCACCTGA